The Risungbinella massiliensis sequence GAGATTCTACCCATTTGGTCCTATCTTTGCTTTTGTAGTCTGTCTATTTGTTATCCTAGGACAAGATTACAATTCCTACTTAGGTGGATCAATAGATTGGCAAGGTTTTCTCGTCTCATACTTGGGAATCCCTCTCTTCGTAGCCTTGTGGCTTGGATATAAAATCGTTCACAAAACAAAAGTAGTCCCTCTCGAACAGTGTGACTTCTCGAAAGACGGGAATTAAGCGAATAAATTCATCAAATGGGCACCTTTGCTTACTAGCAGAGGTGCTTTTTTTGACTCTTTTACAAAGAAAATATAAAATGGTACTAGTTATTAGGACTAGATACTAATACTTGATCATAAAAATGGTTAACTGGAGGTATTGTTATGAAAGCTAGAATTACAGCTATTGGTGGATTTGTCCCAGAGAAGCGTTTAACCAACCATGATTTGGAGCAAATGGTAGAGACATCTGATGAGTGGATTGTTCAACGGACAGGAATCAAAGAAAGACGGATTGCAAGCGAAAGTGAATTCACTAGCGATTTGGCAGTGAAGGCAGTAGAAAATTTGGTTGCTTCTTTTGCGGTAGAGATAAAAGATGTGGATTTTTTACTCGTGGCTACGACAACTCCTGATATGCCAATGCCAAGTGTGGCTTCTAGAATCCAAGCTAGACTTGGCATTCCACATGCTGGTGCAATTGACATCAGTGCCGCATGTGCTGGGTTCGTTTATGCACTTAACATTGCTAATAGTCTTATTGTTTCTGGGGCACATCGGAAGATCTTGGTGGTAGGTGCTGAAACTCTTTCGAAGGTGACGGATTATCAAGACCGTACTAGTTGTATTTTGTTTGCAGATGGTGCAGGAGCATTTCTCGTCGAACGAGATGATGAAGTCTCTTCTTTTATTGCCCAGTCGCAAGGGGCTGATGGAGAAGCTGGTATTCATCTCTATTGTTCCGGACTTAGTGAACAAATAGAGGGTGTCCAGCTAGATGGGAAGCAAAAAATTGTCCAAAATGGGCGGGAAATATTTAAAAAGGCCGTCCATACTCTTACACAAGAAGTTCCAGAAATCCTAAGAAAAGCGAATCTATCCCTTTCTCAATTAGATTGGTTTGTCCCCCACAGCGCCAATTTGCGCATAATCGAAGCTGCCACCAAGCGGATCGATTATCCAATGGAACGAGTCTTGTTTAGTGGTACTTACTATGGTAATACTTCTTCTGCTACTATTCCGCTCGCTATTTGGGATGCTTATCATGCAAATCGATTAGAAAAAGATCAGACCATTCTATTGTCAGGTTTTGGGGGAGGATTTGTTTACTCCAATGTACTGATCCGTTGGGGATTGGAAAAGAAAAAGGAAGGTTCCTAGACGATCTAGGCCTTCCTATAAAAAATTTTCTATCATTATCTTGCTCTTAACGGGTAGTATGCTTCCAAAGAAGATAGGGGGACAACTGCCCGTTAAAGTCTACTACGTTCAACTTCATTTATCTTGGAAGGTGAAAAATGCTATTGGTAAAATGATCATCTTATTTAGCGATGAATAGTTGAGTCCAGTAGGTTCCATATGAACCACCTTCGACAAATCCTACACCAATATGGGTATAAGATGCATTCAGGATATTAGCCCGGTGACCTTCGCTATTCATCCAACCTTTGACTACTTCTGCGGCAGTTTTTTGACCAGCTGCAATGTTTTCTCCAGCGGAACTAAATTTCACATCAAACTTTCTTAACATATCAAATGGAGAACCATATGTAGGTGATTGGTGATCAAAGTAGCCTTTGTCTTTCATATCCTGAGATTTCTTGTCAGCTACAGAGGAGACTTTTTCATCTATTGTTAGAGGTTTTAGCCCTTGCTTGGAACGTTCTATATTGACAAGACGTACTACTTCTTTTTCTATTGCAGAGACGGTATCGGAAGTAGAGGATTCGGTAGCATTCGTGTTCTTGGTTGTATTGGTGTTTTGCTGACTCGTTTGCTTAGACTCAGTAGTGACCTTTTTCTTCACTGTATCCACTTTTGGAGCAGACTTTTTAGGCTTGATCCGCTCACATTTTTTAGGTTTTGCAGCAAGAGCCTTTACCTCATGAACTTCGATTGGTACTGCTGCTACTGGTAAAGTAGTGGAGGTCTCCTTTGAAAGTGTTAGTGCTGATTCTTCAGTGGAAAATGCGGTAACTCCAACAGTTAGAGTGAGGAGAAAGATAGAGGTCGTAGTTAATAGTTTCTTCAAGGTTCATACTCCCTTCCGTTTATTTCTTCCATTGTAACAATTCATACTCGAATACAGTTCTGTAAAATTATTGTAATTTTGGTTTGTGATGAATTGATAGAATGTTTCTTATATAGGCCCTCCTTGCTATGTAAAGTTAGCAAGAGTAAACTCGATGCGAGAGACCAAGATCGAAAAGAGGGAGTATAAACCATGGCAAAACATCACTTTCATCTCACCGCACAGTGGAGCGGAGGTCGTAATGGAGAAGGAACGATCTCAGCGGGCAACCTTCAAACAAAAATATCGATCCCTACTCCAATGGACGGACCAGGAACCGGTACCAATCCTGATGAAATGTTGATTGGAGCAGCTGCTACCTGTTACTTGATCACACTAGCTGCGATGGTCGAGCGTGGTCAGAT is a genomic window containing:
- a CDS encoding ketoacyl-ACP synthase III; translation: MKARITAIGGFVPEKRLTNHDLEQMVETSDEWIVQRTGIKERRIASESEFTSDLAVKAVENLVASFAVEIKDVDFLLVATTTPDMPMPSVASRIQARLGIPHAGAIDISAACAGFVYALNIANSLIVSGAHRKILVVGAETLSKVTDYQDRTSCILFADGAGAFLVERDDEVSSFIAQSQGADGEAGIHLYCSGLSEQIEGVQLDGKQKIVQNGREIFKKAVHTLTQEVPEILRKANLSLSQLDWFVPHSANLRIIEAATKRIDYPMERVLFSGTYYGNTSSATIPLAIWDAYHANRLEKDQTILLSGFGGGFVYSNVLIRWGLEKKKEGS
- a CDS encoding CAP domain-containing protein produces the protein MKKLLTTTSIFLLTLTVGVTAFSTEESALTLSKETSTTLPVAAVPIEVHEVKALAAKPKKCERIKPKKSAPKVDTVKKKVTTESKQTSQQNTNTTKNTNATESSTSDTVSAIEKEVVRLVNIERSKQGLKPLTIDEKVSSVADKKSQDMKDKGYFDHQSPTYGSPFDMLRKFDVKFSSAGENIAAGQKTAAEVVKGWMNSEGHRANILNASYTHIGVGFVEGGSYGTYWTQLFIAK